The sequence below is a genomic window from Tenacibaculum tangerinum.
GAATGTGAATATACTCTGGATATACATCAATAACACGAACATCTATCTGATGTATATCTCTTATAACTTGGTCTGGTGTACGATTGTCTATAACTGATGGTAATTTTACAGCTTCTTCTTGTATAATTTTTCGTACTAAATCAATATTTGCCTGTAACCCAATTTTAAAATTATTAAAACTCAACACATGAGAATCTTCAATGGTATGATTTAATACAGAATCGGTACTAATAACAGAATTTGGGATGATTAAACGTTTGTTTTCAAAATTGTTTATTACTGTATGTCTTAACGTAATATCTTCTACAATTCCTACACGGGTGTCGTCTAACTTTATATAATCTCCTACTCTAAAGGGTTTAAATATAACAATAAATGCCCCTGCAATTAAATTCGATAGGGCAGCTTGGGCAGCAAAACCTATAATTGCTGCTATAATACCTGCTCCTGAAAAAATAAAAGTAGCTTTACTTCGAAAAGCAGGCACGGTCATAATTATATAAATGATGCTTAAAAGTCCGACTATAAAGGTTACTGAATTGCGAAAAAATTGAATACTCGTTCTGCCAAAACGATCTTCTTTTTTATGTTTAATTAGTTGCCAAACTACCGCTCTTACAATTCTTGACACAACCCAAGCTACCAATATAACTACTAAAATATATCCTAAAATACCGAAAAAGGTATCGAGGTTAAAACGATATGTTGATAGCTCACTCATTAAAATAATGCTGTTTGACTTTCGTCATCTATGTCTTTTTTCTTCTTTCGAAGTGCTTTTTCTAAAGCTTTTTTTGCCTTATCTTCTTTAGACTCCACAAACTCTTTAGGTTTTGTTTCTTCTACTTCCAAAGGCAATACTTCTTCTTTTATTTCCTCTTCATCATTAACTTCAATATCTTCAACTTTAGCTTCTTCGGGTTCATCATAGGGTAGCGATTCTAACAAATTAACGGTTCTTATCTTTTCGGTTGTTAATTGGTTTCCTTGTGCTTTAATTCCTTTAATTGCGATAAAGTCTTCAAAATTTACCTCTATGTTCTCTAAACTTCTTTTAGAAAAAATAACCTCCGCTACTGGACGATAATCTGTAGCTATAATTTCTAATTTTGATTTTTCATCTTCAGATATAAATAGTTCCTCTTTATCTGGGGTTTCCACTAAAAATCGCTTTACAAAATAACGTTCTTTAATTCCGTCGAAATAAATTGCAGAAATCGGTTTATTGGGTTTCCACTTTTCTAGCACAATCATATCATTTTCAAAGTGCATCGCTAAATCTGGTGATACGGCTTTGATTTTTCCTGATTGTGTAGCTATTAAAATTTTATCTTCTGCTTTGAACTCTCCTAACAACTCTCCTCTACCGTCTACGTTCAAACGCTGTACGGTATCGTCAAACCAAATTTTTCTTGGTTTTAGTGTCGATACTCCCGCTTCTTTAAACTCTACTTTTTTAACCGAGTACTTGGTTACTAAATTACCTCGAACTCCGCGACCTTTTACCGCTAAATCGGCAAAATCTATATCCCACTTTAGTTTTTTAACACTGCCTACTGCTCGCAATAAAATAGTGACTACCTCAGCTTCTCCATTAGAATTGGCGGTAAAATAGAGCACCTTCGATTTTGGATTATCGTTTCCTAAATTGTATTCCTTATCTCTTGTTACCGACGTTACGTTAAATCGCTTCATGTACGTAGCGCCTTTTGCTCCATCACGATAAATCATGTTATACACGGTACGCTTGTCTTTTTTCTTGAAGACTGCGACATGAATAATCCCTTTTCCTACAAAGGTTTTAGCGTCTACTTTGGTGACCATCATGGTGCCGTTGTCTCTAAACACAATAATATCGTCGATATCGGCACAATCGGTAACATACTCGTCTTTTCGTAGCGAGGTTCCTATAAATCCTTCTTCTCTATTTACGTACAGTTTTGAGTTTCGCATGACTACTTTGGTCGCAACGATATCATCAAAAATGCGGATTTCTGTTTTGCGTTCTTTTCCTTTTCCGTATTTTGCTTTTAGTTCTTTAAAATAGTCTATGGCAAAATCAATTAGATTGTCTAAATGGTTTTTAACCTCTGTTATTTTTTCTTCTAAACTTTCAATAAATTGTTTTGCTTTATCAATATCGAACTTTGAAATTTTCTTAATTCTTATTTCTGTTAAGCGAACGATATCTTCTTCGGTTACCTCTCTTTTTAAATGTTTTGTATAGGGTTTTAATCCTTTATCAATAGCTTCAATGACTCCTTCCCAAGTTTCTACTTCTTCAATGTCGCGGTAAATTCTGTTTTCAATAAAAATACGTTCTAAAGAAGCAAAATGCCATTGTTCTTCTAATTCGTGTAATTGAATTTCTAATTCACGTTTTAGCAGTTCTACTGTAAAATCTGTTGATTTTTTTAGAATTTCGCTAACACCGATAAAAATAGGTTTGTTGTCTTCAATAATACAGCACAGTGGTGATATTGAGTTTTCACAACTGGTAAAAGCATACAATGCATCGATAGTTTTGTCTGGCGATACATTAGGCGGTAAGTGTACTAAAATTTCTACCTCAGCAGCCGTGTTATCTTCAATCTTTTTGATTTTAATTTTTCCTTTATCGTTGGCTTTTAAAATACTGTCGATTAGCGAAGAGGTCGTAGTTCCAAACGGAATTTCATTAATAACCAGTGTTTTCTTATCCAATGCTGCTATTTTGGCACGTACTCGAATTTTCCCTCCTCTTTTTCCATCTTTATAATCGGTAACATCTACGATACCGCCTGTTAAAAAATCGGGAACGATGGTAAAACTTCTTCCTTTCAAATATTTGATAGAAGCATCGATTAATTCGTTAAAGTTATGAGGTAATATTTTGGTTGATAATCCTACCGCAATACCTTCTGCTCCTTGCGCTAACAACAACGGGAATTTTACGGGTAAGTTTACGGGTTCTTTTTTACGTCCGTCGTACGAGGCTTGCCACTCGGTAGTTTTGGCGTTGAAAACAACATCTAAGGCAAATTTAGACAATCGTGCTTCTATATAACGAGAGGCTGCTGCACGGTCTCCTGTTAGGATATTTCCCCAGTTCCCTTGCATATCTATCAGCAGTTCTTTTTGCCCCATTTGTACCATGGCATCGGCAATTGAAGCATCTCCGTGTGGGTGGTACTGCATGGTATGACCAACAATGTTTGCTACTTTATTATAGCGCCCATCATCTAAGTCTTTCATAGAATGCATGATACGACGTTGCACGGGTTTGAATCCGTCTTCTATAGAGGGGACCGCACGTTCTAAAATTACATACGAAGCATAGTCTAAAAACCATTCTTTATACATACCTGTAACCTTGGTAATGGTTTCGGTGTTCTCTATTGGTTTATCTAGTTCTTCGTCGTGTTCGTACTTGTTATGTTCTTCACTCATGTATGAATGTTTCAACGTTTATTCGTTAAAAAATATTTTTATTTATTGATATTTAGTTAGTTATATAATACTCTACATCTAAAAGCTCAAATGAATTGGCGTACCCCAAATCTCTATTTTCTTCTACATCTAAAGTTACCGTACAACTTGAATTCGCTTCAAGAGTTGTACAAGGCGGATTCACTAAGTTTTCATAATTTGTTGAAAACTCTAAATCGTCACTAAGTATTCTAAAATAAGCGACTCCATTCACAGCATAATTATTGGGATTATTTAATTTTATTTCGAATTGTAACCGAGATGTATTATTACCGGTATCTGGGGTATATTCAAAACGGACTACTTCGTACGTAAATCCTTCTAATAATAGTGGTGCTATTTTGATAGGCTCTATTATTTCTTCTACATCACAAGGTACTTCTTGCTCAATATCGTAACGATACGTCTGATTCCATACTATATAGAATTGTGGGATAGTGATTGTTTTCACACAATCTTCATCGTCATTTGAAGAACAACCGACAGCTATTACTACAAAGAATACAAGTAGTATTTTATAGTACTCTAATCGTTTTATTTCCATGTTGCTTTTTATTTTAATTTTCTTCTACTAAATCCAACTCCACTTTTAAGTTGTTTATAATAAACTTCTGTCGGTCGGGTGTGTTTTTACCCATATAAAACTCTAGCATTTGTTCTATCGACATTTCTTTGTCTAACATTACGGGGTCTAGACGGATATCGTCTCCGATGAAATGCACGAATTCATTAGGAGAAATCTCCCCCAATCCTTTAAATCTAGTAATCTCAGGTTTGCCTCTTAATTTTTCTATTGCTGCTTGTTTTTCTTCTTCTGAATAGCAATAAATGGTTTCTTTTTTATTTCGTACTCTAAACAGCGGCGTATCTAAAATATACAAATGTCCTTCTTTAATTACTTCTGGAAAGAATTGTAAAAAGAAGGTAATTAATAACAAACGGATGTGCATACCGTCTACATCGGCATCGGTTGCAATTACAATATTGTTATAACGCAAATCTTCTAAGCCATCTTCTATATTCAATGCTGCTTGTAAGAGGTTAAATTCTTCGTTTTCATATACTATTTTTTTAGACAATCCGTATGAGTTTAGGGGTTTTCCTTTTAAACTAAATACCGCTTGCGTGTTTACATTTCGTGATTTGGTAATCGATCCACTTGCCGAATCTCCCTCGGTAATAAACAAGGTAGTATCTAAATAGCCATCTTTTTTGGTGTCTCCAAAATGGATACGACAATCGCGTAGTTTTTTATTGTGCAAACTAGCTTTTTTAGCACGTTCGCGTGCTAATTTTCGAATTCCTGATAATTCTTTTCGCTCTTTTTCAGCTTGTAGTATCTTTTTTTGGAGTTTATCAGCTACTTCGGTGTTTTTATGTAAATAGTTGTCTAATTGTGTTTTTACAAAGTCGTTGATATAGGTACGAACGGTCGGTAAGTCGCCTCCCATTTCGGTAGAACCTAATTTTGTTTTTGTTTGACTTTCAAAAACGGGCTCCATTACCTTGATAGAAATCGCTGAAATAATGGATTTACGTACATCGGAGGCATCAAAGTTCTTCCCGAAAAATTCTCGTACTGTTTTTACAACTGCTTCTCGAAAGGCATTTAAGTGTGTTCCTCCTTGGGTGGTATTTTGTCCGTTTACAAACGAATGGTATTCTTCTGAATATTGTGTTTTACTGTGGGTAATGGCTACCTCAATATCATCGCCTCGTAAGTGAATTATTGGATACAACATATCGTCTTGATTATTGTTGTCTTCCAATAAATCTTTTAATCCGTTTTCTGAATAAAATTTTTCTCCGTTAAAAACTATGGTTAATCCTGGGTTTAGATACACATAGTTTTTTAATAGTTTAGAAATGTATTCAGGGCGGTATTTATAATTTTTAAAAATAGTGTCGTCTGCAATAAAGGTTACTTTGGTTCCTTTTCTGCGTGAGGTTTCTTCTAAAAACTCCTGATTGGTTAAATTCCCTTTTTCGAACTCTGCAGCAGCTGATTTCCCGTCACGAGTCGACTCTACTCTAAAATAAGATGACAACGCATTTACTGCTTTGGTACCTACCCCATTTAAACCAACAGATTTTTTAAAGGCTTTAGAATCGTACTTTCCACCCGTATTCATTTTTGAAACTACGTCGACCACTTTTCCTAGCGGAATACCACGCCCGTAGTCACGCACGATTACTTTATTTCCTTGAACAGAAACTTCGATGTTTTTACCACCTCCCATGACAAATTCGTCGATAGAGTTGTCTAAAACCTCTTTAACCAAAATGTAAATTCCGTCATCTGGTGATGATCCGTCTCCTAATTTACCAATGTACATTCCTGGACGCATACGAATGTGTTCTTTCCAGTCAAGTGAGCGTATATTGTCTTCGGTATATTGTGTTTCTTGCGTCATAAAAATCGTGTAAATTTGAAGTCTTTGCTAAAATACCACTTCGCCCGAAAAAATAAAAAACTCTGTTCATATAGTTATCAACAGAGTTCGTTTTATTTCTTTTTTAATTCTTTTTCTTCCCATTTACACAGCAGTCTACCAAATTTTTTTACTCTTTTTTCGGTACTTTCTTTGATGGCTGTTTTACAGTTAGACAATCCTCTACACTTTTTTTTAAAATGGTAGCTTGTACTCGCTACACTACTACAGATATATACTTTTTTATCTTCTTTTTTCTGAAACGCGACTAACATACTCAAAAAGAGCAGGATTATTACGATTTTCTTCATTGGTTTTTAATTTGGTTGCTTTAAAGTTTATAAGGTTGAATTCGATTTATTCTAATTAACATTTTCTACGTCTAGTTCTTTGTAATGATTTATTGTTTTTAAAAGAGTAAATCTTGATTTTGAAGTATGGAAGTATCTAAACAATTGTGAGTTGTGTGTATTCAAGTCTTCTTTCCAATATTTACATTCTATGAGTAAAACAGGAATATTATTTTGAATAATTGCATAAGCTACTTTTTCCCCTTTCTTCAAACCAATATCTGCCGTAAATTCTGGAATTACTTCTGTTGGATTAAAAATATCGTAGCCTAACAAATCTATAAATGGTAGCACAAAGGCTGTTTTGGTGGCTTCTTCTGTTTCTATCTGCTCTTTTAACGTGATAATTTTTTGCGACAGTGTTTTTAGTTTATTGGTTAGTTCCATTTTCTTTATATTGAGTTATGAATAATTCTTCTTCTATTTTTAAATTTTTCCTTTCACTCCTATACAACTTTCAATAGCCCAATATGTTTTCTTGGTGATCGTATTGTATCGTGAAGTTTTTCTAACTTTTTTCTCCAAATAAAATAGTGGAACGCACTTAGTGCCAACCTTAGTACTACTACCAGTATTATTGATGTGACATTAGGTAGTCGTGTTTTTAATACAATAAATGCCACTATGAATAAATATGCAATGTGAGCTGGATACTCGTATAAAAAAGTAACATCTAGAATAATTAGCAATAGAATGATTAATGGTATTATCTCGTTTATTTTTGAAGCAACTAGTTCCATATCCCAAAACTAAACTGTTTATAAAACAAAACCTTACGGAAAACCGTAATGAACTTAAATTTAAAGTTACTCTTCTACCAAAAGGACTCCACTATAATGTACAAAACCAATTGCTTTTGTTTTCTTCACTTTTACTTTAATCCATTTACCATGTGTAGATAACAGACTTAACTTTTCGCTAAAATTTAATTCTTGTATTACGTAATAAGAAGTATCGGGTCCGCTCCTTAAGTTTAAGGAATTTTGGTTTACCAATAATATTTTTAAATAGTAGGGTTCTTCTTGTATTATCGTATTTGTAGTGTTACGACCGTCAAAAATAGTTCTTTCGGTAGGTTTTGGTCTTGGGTAGTTTTTACGAGAATTTGAATAGTTTCTTGTTTGATTTCTTCCAGAACACACTCCGCATGAACCTCCTTTGCTACAATGTTTACAATAGTTACAGTTTTTACATGCCCTACAGTTTGCAGAACCTGTACACCTAGCTTCAGGAGAAACATAACAACCGACTATAGCCGTGTTGTATACATTTTCTTGAACATTGTCTTTTCTGGCAATAATCACCAAAGCAGCTATTACCATAAGTGACGATGCGAGTAGTAACACTTTTCTGTTTAGCTGATCCATAATACAAAAGAGCTTGAATTTATGGTGTCTAAATTAGCTCTTGTAAAACATAAAACCTTACGGATTTCCGTAGGGTACTTGTCAGTATAACAATCGTTTTGCTATGTTCTCTTCGTCTACTACCTCTCCATTCTTTAGTAACAGCTGCTTTTTCTTGTTTACAGGATTCGTATATAGTTCATAACCGTAAGTGCAATTTTTAAACCGATACATGAGTGCCTTAATTCCTGCTATAAAGCCGGTATTTTTAGTTTCTTCATATACGTAGTGCGAGCATGACTTTCTAAAAATACAGCGAGGTGGTTTGTCTTTTGGCTTGAACTTCCAATAGGACTTTATTCCAAGAAGTAATAAGTATTTCATCATGCTTTACTAAAAACAATCATCTTTCTAGTTTGTCTTTTGGCTTGAACTTCCAATAGGACTTTATTCCAAGAAGTAATAAGTATTTCATCATGCTTTACTAAAAACAATCATCTTTCTATATGCTGTATATCCTGGTTTCGCTCCAAAACCAAAACAGCCTGCATCTGGAAATAAATAAGTTTCTACACTCTCTAACCTAACATATTGCCAACCTTGATTTGAATAATTTTCTATAATATCTTCTAACTGTTTTGCTATTTTTTTTGAATTATCTTTCTCTCTAGTTATAATAGGATAAAACGGTACTACTTTATATTCCATATTTTTTAAATTAATGTTACTACAAACCTACCCCGATAAAAACACAAAACCCTACGGGTTTCCGTAGGGTTTCAATTAATATAATAGTCGTTTTTGCTATTTTCTTTTTTTTGTAATACTTCTCTATTCTTTAATAACAGCTGTTTCTAGAAGTTTGAATTACTTTGCCACATTCACTGCTCTTGTCTCTCTAATTACCGTAACCTTAACCTGACCTGGATACGTCATATCGTTCTGAATTTTTTGAGAAATATTAAATGATAATTCTGCCGCTTTGGTATCGTTTACTTTAGCACTTTCAACCATAACTCTTAATTCACGTCCTGCTTGAATAGCATAGGCTTTTTGTACTCCGTTAAATCCAAAAGCGATATCTTCTAAATCTTTTAAACGTTGTATATAAGAGTCTAATACTTGACGACGAGCTCCTGGTCTTGCCCCTGAAATCGCATCACATACTTGTACAATAGGCGCCAACATTGTTTTCATTTCAATCTCATCGTGGTGAGCTCCAATTGCATTACATACATCTGGTTTTTCACCGTATTTCTCTGCCCACTGCATTCCTAATAAAGCATGTGGCAATTCACTTTCAGTTTCTGGCACTTTACCAATATCGTG
It includes:
- the yidD gene encoding membrane protein insertion efficiency factor YidD; this encodes MMKYLLLLGIKSYWKFKPKDKPPRCIFRKSCSHYVYEETKNTGFIAGIKALMYRFKNCTYGYELYTNPVNKKKQLLLKNGEVVDEENIAKRLLY
- a CDS encoding DNA topoisomerase IV subunit B → MTQETQYTEDNIRSLDWKEHIRMRPGMYIGKLGDGSSPDDGIYILVKEVLDNSIDEFVMGGGKNIEVSVQGNKVIVRDYGRGIPLGKVVDVVSKMNTGGKYDSKAFKKSVGLNGVGTKAVNALSSYFRVESTRDGKSAAAEFEKGNLTNQEFLEETSRRKGTKVTFIADDTIFKNYKYRPEYISKLLKNYVYLNPGLTIVFNGEKFYSENGLKDLLEDNNNQDDMLYPIIHLRGDDIEVAITHSKTQYSEEYHSFVNGQNTTQGGTHLNAFREAVVKTVREFFGKNFDASDVRKSIISAISIKVMEPVFESQTKTKLGSTEMGGDLPTVRTYINDFVKTQLDNYLHKNTEVADKLQKKILQAEKERKELSGIRKLARERAKKASLHNKKLRDCRIHFGDTKKDGYLDTTLFITEGDSASGSITKSRNVNTQAVFSLKGKPLNSYGLSKKIVYENEEFNLLQAALNIEDGLEDLRYNNIVIATDADVDGMHIRLLLITFFLQFFPEVIKEGHLYILDTPLFRVRNKKETIYCYSEEEKQAAIEKLRGKPEITRFKGLGEISPNEFVHFIGDDIRLDPVMLDKEMSIEQMLEFYMGKNTPDRQKFIINNLKVELDLVEEN
- a CDS encoding DNA gyrase/topoisomerase IV subunit A, translating into MSEEHNKYEHDEELDKPIENTETITKVTGMYKEWFLDYASYVILERAVPSIEDGFKPVQRRIMHSMKDLDDGRYNKVANIVGHTMQYHPHGDASIADAMVQMGQKELLIDMQGNWGNILTGDRAAASRYIEARLSKFALDVVFNAKTTEWQASYDGRKKEPVNLPVKFPLLLAQGAEGIAVGLSTKILPHNFNELIDASIKYLKGRSFTIVPDFLTGGIVDVTDYKDGKRGGKIRVRAKIAALDKKTLVINEIPFGTTTSSLIDSILKANDKGKIKIKKIEDNTAAEVEILVHLPPNVSPDKTIDALYAFTSCENSISPLCCIIEDNKPIFIGVSEILKKSTDFTVELLKRELEIQLHELEEQWHFASLERIFIENRIYRDIEEVETWEGVIEAIDKGLKPYTKHLKREVTEEDIVRLTEIRIKKISKFDIDKAKQFIESLEEKITEVKNHLDNLIDFAIDYFKELKAKYGKGKERKTEIRIFDDIVATKVVMRNSKLYVNREEGFIGTSLRKDEYVTDCADIDDIIVFRDNGTMMVTKVDAKTFVGKGIIHVAVFKKKDKRTVYNMIYRDGAKGATYMKRFNVTSVTRDKEYNLGNDNPKSKVLYFTANSNGEAEVVTILLRAVGSVKKLKWDIDFADLAVKGRGVRGNLVTKYSVKKVEFKEAGVSTLKPRKIWFDDTVQRLNVDGRGELLGEFKAEDKILIATQSGKIKAVSPDLAMHFENDMIVLEKWKPNKPISAIYFDGIKERYFVKRFLVETPDKEELFISEDEKSKLEIIATDYRPVAEVIFSKRSLENIEVNFEDFIAIKGIKAQGNQLTTEKIRTVNLLESLPYDEPEEAKVEDIEVNDEEEIKEEVLPLEVEETKPKEFVESKEDKAKKALEKALRKKKKDIDDESQTALF
- a CDS encoding mechanosensitive ion channel family protein, whose product is MSELSTYRFNLDTFFGILGYILVVILVAWVVSRIVRAVVWQLIKHKKEDRFGRTSIQFFRNSVTFIVGLLSIIYIIMTVPAFRSKATFIFSGAGIIAAIIGFAAQAALSNLIAGAFIVIFKPFRVGDYIKLDDTRVGIVEDITLRHTVINNFENKRLIIPNSVISTDSVLNHTIEDSHVLSFNNFKIGLQANIDLVRKIIQEEAVKLPSVIDNRTPDQVIRDIHQIDVRVIDVYPEYIHIRAYVWLNEPFQEFKIKCALKEAVHKRFLEEGISLPIPIHKIITMTS
- a CDS encoding SH3 domain-containing protein — protein: MDQLNRKVLLLASSLMVIAALVIIARKDNVQENVYNTAIVGCYVSPEARCTGSANCRACKNCNYCKHCSKGGSCGVCSGRNQTRNYSNSRKNYPRPKPTERTIFDGRNTTNTIIQEEPYYLKILLVNQNSLNLRSGPDTSYYVIQELNFSEKLSLLSTHGKWIKVKVKKTKAIGFVHYSGVLLVEE